ACTCCGTCGCGGGCGGCGGACTCGATGATGCCGACGACCTTGGATACGCCGCGATCGAGATCACGCCCGAAGTGTGCGGCGACCGCGCCGAGGGTGACCGGTGCCATGCGCTCTCCTCAGGCCGGGCCGAGTCCGGTGACCGGCGACGACAGTGCGGTCGTGGTGACCCCGTCGGGCCAGCGTAGGCGTACGCCTACGCTGGCGGTCAACCGTCCGCAGTCGGCGGCCACGACACCGTGGGGAAGCGGCACCGGCTGGGCAGATCCGACGGTCAGCATGGCGTAACCCGGGAAGCAGGTCAGCCACGCCGCGAGGTCGGTGGTCTGCGGCCGAGGCACCGCGGACACCTCCAGCTCGGCGCCGGTACCGCTCGCCTCGGCGAGCATGCCCAGGGTGCCGACCACACCGGCCATGCTGACGTCCTTCGCGGCGCGGGGGCGCATCCCGGCAACGACCCCCGACAGCGCGGCGAGGTCCGCGCCGGACCGGGTGCTGCTCGAATCCCACTGCTTACCGGTGTAGCCGGTCCGCCAGCCGCCGGACAGATCGGCGGTCAGCCGCACCAGGTCGCCGACGCGCCCGCCACCGGCGGGTACCGGATCACTCGTCCGGCCGAGTGCGGTGACGGCCAGTGCGGCGGGGACACCGAGTTGGGTGTGCCCACCGAGAACCGGGACATCCCATGCCGCCGATGCGGCCGCGAGACCACCGATCACGCGCTGCACGGTCCGCCGTGTGGGGGCCGCCACCGCGTCGAGCAATCCGGTGGGAACGGCGCCCATGGCGGTCAGATCGTTGATGTTGACCAGCACCGAGCACCAACCGGCCCACTCCGGATCGCGTTCGACCATCGACGGGATGATGGCATCGCATGCGGCGACCAGGTCCGTGCCGGGTACCGGGGCGCCGTCGTCGCCGATGTACCCATCGGCTCCGAGCCCGCCCGGCACAGCGCGTAGCGGGGCCAGTGAACGACCCAGAAACGACTTCGTTGCGGCCGCGAGTGCGCCGAAAGGGTTGATGGGGTAGCGCATCCGGCTGTGTGGCCGGCCGCCGACCTGGTCGTCGCCCAGGCGTTCCCACCCCATGGCGGCGAAGACGGCCTCGTACCGGTTCTGCACACAGGCTTCGAATCGCAACACTCCGACCGATTCGGCGTAGGCGCAGGCGGCTCGGATCAATGCCGGTCCGACGCCCGCCGAACGGGCCCGTGGTGCGGTCACCAGGCGACTGCCGGTCCACCATCCCAGGTCACGGGACCCGACCGGTGCCAACCGCACACCGCCGAGGAGTTCGCCGTCGGCGGTGACGGCAACCAGCACGACGGTGCGCGGGTCGTCGTCTGTGTCGTCGGAGTCCGATCCGGCGAACAAGCGCTGGACACCGACGAACTCGATGCGGCGCAGGGTGCGGTAGGAGCGGACATCCGCTCCGTCGCCTCGACGGATGAGAAACGGTGCGCGCGGCCGTGTCCCGGCCAGGATCGACAGGTCTGCCGTTGACGTCGAGGTGCTGTGGTCGAAGGGGATCATCAGGCTCCGAGCCCTTGCAACACCGAGCACGCACCGCAGGCCGCGCAGCCGGCGCGTTGCTCGGCGCCGGCCATGCCCGCCATCGCCAGTTTTGTCGCCACCTCGCGAGATATCTTCTCCACCAGTGCGGAATCCGGCGCCGGCGCATGATCGACCTCGACCGCCAGCGACCCGGCCTGCGGCCGATAGGGCACGACGAACGGATAGACCCCCATGCCGATCAACTCCGCGGCGCCGGCCACCAGGTCGTCCGGGTCCTCACCGAGACCGACGAGTAGATAGGTGGACACCTGGTTGCGGCCGAACACCCGGACCGCCTCCCGCCAGGCGTCGCGGTACTGCTCCAGAGGCACGGTCGCCTTGCCGGGCATCCACCGCCGGCGCACGTCGTCGTCCAGTGATTCGACGTGGATACCGATCGCGGCGGCCCCCGCTTCACGAAGGTCACCGATGACGGACAGATCGGCGGGAGGTTCGCACTGCACCTGGATGGGCAGTTCCGGGACCGCCGCCCTGACCGCTCGAACACAACGGGCCAGATGTCTTGCACCCCGGTCGGTTCCGGCGGATGTACCCGTCGTCATCACCATCTGGGTCACCCCGTCCAGCCGCACCGCCGCCGCGGCCACGTCGGCCAACTCGGCCGGTCGTTTGACCGCGGTGGTCGAGTTCGTGCGCAGTGACTCCTCGATGGTGCAGAAACGGCAGCGCTGTTCGGCTTCGTAGCGAATGCACGTCTGCACCACCGTGGTGGCCAGCACGTTACGGCCGTGCAGCCGAGCGATCTTCTCGTAGGGGACCCCGTCGGCGGTTCGTAGATCGTAGAAACGTGGGCGGTCGACCACCTCGACGTCCAGCCCGGTGTCCACACCGTCGCGAAGCACCCTGGTGCCGTCGAACACGAACGGACTGTCATCGTTTCGTGGGATCGCGGCATTGAGACCGTCGATGACGAGGTGACCGTCGGCGCTCGGGCCAGCGCCCGAGGTGCGGCTCACCGGTGGCTGCCCGCGAAAACCCATCAGGGCGAGGTCGACTCTGGTCGATATGGTCATTGCTGCCCCTCAGCTGGCCGAAGCGATCGTGTGAAACCTGCTCTGCTGCGCAAGGATCGACTCCGCAACATGGCGCGCGTCGCGGTCGATCCCGAGGAACCGTCCCGACCCCCAGGTGTGCATCCACGGCAGTCCGATGAAGCTCAGCCCCGCCACGCCGGTGATGCCGCGGGTCTGCATGGGTCGGCCGGCACCGTCGAACGCACTGGCTTCGATCCACCGGTAATCCGGTCGGTAGCCGATGGCCCACACGATGCTTGTGACGTTCCGGCCGACGAGATCGAGCGTGGTCGGCTCGTCCTCAGGTGTCCACACGGGGATGTAGCGCGAGGCCGGGGGTGCCGGGATCTCCTTCTGCTCGATGTATGCGTCGATATCGGCGCAGATCGAGTTGTAGACCGAATCGGCGTGATCCAGCGCGGTGGTCAGATTCGGCGCGAACCGCAGCTGACCGTCCCTACCGTCGGTCAGCGAGCCGTACAGCGTCATGCCTTCGAGGGCGAACTGGCGCAGGTCGACATCGCGGCCACCGTCGCGTCCGGTGACGTAGTGGTTGGTCTTCTCGATCGCCGCCTTGCCGCCGGGGTACTGGGCGGCGGGTCGATCGTAGAGGCCCATGTCGGACAGCCAGGTCATGCAGTCCCGGCCGCGATAGGTCCGCGCCACCCGCGGTGCGCCACCAACGGCCAGATGCACCGCTCGGCCCGCCAGGTGCAGGTCCTCGGCGATCTGCGTGCCCGATTGACCGGTACCGACCACCAGGACCGCCCCATCCGGTAGCTGATCGGGGTTGCGGTAGAGCTCGGAGTGGAGTTGGCGGATCGACGGGTCCAATGTTGCGGCGAACGGCGGTATGACGGGCAACGGGTAACCGCCGGTGGCGATGACGGCGTGGTCGCAGGTGAGAGTGTGCGAACCGGCGGCATCCTCGACGGTGAGTTCGAATCCGCCGTTGATGTGATTGGTCAGCTTGGTCACCCGGGTATGTGTGCGCAGCGGCGGGGTGAAGGTCGCCAACCACCCGTTCAGCCATTCGACCACCTGATCGCGAGTCATGAAACCGTCCGGATCGGGGCCGCTATAGGAGTAACCGGGCAGTCGACAGTGCCAGTTGGGTGTCACCAAGGTGAAGTTGTCCCACCGGCTGTCCGACCAGGCATGAACGGGGGTCGCGGCTTCCAGGACAAGGTGCTCGATGCCGGCCCGGCCCAGGTACCAACTGACCGACAATCCGGCCTGGCCGGCCCCGACGACGACCACAGGAACATGGGTGTTGGTCATCGCTGCTCCGATCCGGGGTTCATCGAGGTGATCTCGACCAGTGCGTCCAGCGGGAAACCCGCAGCGGCGCCGCTGATCCGGGACGCGGTCTCAGCCGCGGAGGTGCAGGCGAAGCCGAACTTGGCCCGTACGCGGTCACTGGCCTCGGTCATGGCGTGTCCGGTGCGCTGGACCAACTCGCCGACGGTGTAGCTACTGCCGGCCGAGAGGTGATCGTGCACGACCAGACTGGGCGAGTAGTAGCGCTGGGTATTGCCGTCGGGCCAGCGGATGTCGAATGTCATCTCAGGCATGGGCGAGCGCCTGCCAGTTCGCCTCGTGCGCCGAGGTCGGGGCGATCAGTGGGCCATACACGTCGGGCCTGCGGTCGCGAAGGTGGAACATCCCGGCGCGGGCGGTGCGGAAGGCCGTGTCCAGGTCAACCTCGGCGACGGCCAGTCCGCTGTCCAGAAGCGTTGTGGCAAGTATGTTTCCGCCAGGATCGACCACTTTTGCGTTGCCGACGTAGCGCAGTGATCCGAAAGTGCCGCTCTGATTGGATGCCACCCAGAACACCTGGTTGTCCAGCGCACGGGCGGTGTCGAAGAGGTTGAACCGATAGGTCCAACGGTCGTCCTGCAGATTCTGGGCAGTGGCGGTACGCGCTGCCGGCCAGGCCGACAGGCTCGCGATGATCTGCGCGCCGTCCAAAGCCATCATCCGGGCAGCCTCGGGAAATGCCTTGTCGTAACAGATCTGTAGGCCGATCCGGCCCACCGGGCTGTCGAACACCCGGTAATTCGACCCGGCGGAGTACGACATCCCCTCGCCGAGGGGCTGATGGACCTTGCGATAGGTGCCGTACACCTGGTGACCATCGAGAACGGCCGCCGTGTTGTACCGGGTCTCGCCGTCGTCGGCCAGTTCGCAGAACCCGATGGCGATGGTGAGATCGCCGACGATCTGCTGGACTCGTGCGATCTCCGGTCCATCGATCCGAATGGCAGGTGGCAGATCCCGCTTCGTTGTTCGCACGGTATCGCCGTGGTTTCCGAGGGAGGGCAGGTATCCGCCGATCGCGGCCTCGGGCAGCACCATGAAGTCCACGCCGGCTGCCCGTGCCTTGTCGGTGAGCGAAGAGATGAGCGCGTAGTTCTGTTCGAGATCGCGGGTGAAGTTCGCCGAAACGGCGGCCAGGATGGTCACCGTCATCTCCTAGACCATGTAGGTGGAGTTGATGATGGCGCCCTTGCGGGCATAGTGGATCAGTGCATCCTGGACGTCGAGCGGGTGGGCCGGGATGACGCCGTCGATCAGATCTTCCTCGCGCCCACCGTGCAGACCGAGCCCGAAGCGGCAGCAGAAGACCGTACCGCCCTCCTTGATGAAGGTCGTCAGCGCGTCGTTGATGTTCTGCTCACCTGGGAATCCTGAATCACCGGTGGTCGGAAAGCCCCGGGTGGCAAGGCAGTTGATGGCACCTGGGCCGTAGAAGTAGAGCGCCGATTCGAACCCCTTGCGCAGGGCGCGAGTGGCCTGCAGGACCGCCACGAACGATACCGACGATTCGTGGGCGATGCCGTGGACAAGAGTGAAGTAGCTTTCGCCGGCCTCGGCCTGGTAGTCCGGGAAGATCTTGGTCCCGCCGTAGATGGAGGTTCCCTTCGGTAGGGCGGGATGTGGGATCTCGGCCAGTGAGGCGGCGATGTTCTCGGTGATGGATGCGTCAAAGGTCATGATGTGCTCCGGGTTTCGTATCGCGGTTCGTCGGCGGTGTCGCCGGACGGCCGGTGATCGGCTGGTTCCATTAGATGCGCCGGGTATTTCCGCGTGGTTAGGCCCGGAATACGGATACGTTGCCGTCGGCTCACGACGGAAACGTCCGTGAAACACGAATTATGTTGTGCGGCAACGAGAAATGGCCCTATCGGAAATCCGACGGGCCTGAGATATGGATAGTACACCATAGATTAGTGCACTAGCAATGGGAACGATGCGGTCTCGGCGCCGCTTTCGTTTAGCCTTGATGGGTGAAACTGGACGGTCAGCAGTTGTCGGCCTTCGCCGCCGTA
The sequence above is drawn from the Mycolicibacterium neoaurum VKM Ac-1815D genome and encodes:
- a CDS encoding MSMEG_0567/sll0787 family protein — its product is MIPFDHSTSTSTADLSILAGTRPRAPFLIRRGDGADVRSYRTLRRIEFVGVQRLFAGSDSDDTDDDPRTVVLVAVTADGELLGGVRLAPVGSRDLGWWTGSRLVTAPRARSAGVGPALIRAACAYAESVGVLRFEACVQNRYEAVFAAMGWERLGDDQVGGRPHSRMRYPINPFGALAAATKSFLGRSLAPLRAVPGGLGADGYIGDDGAPVPGTDLVAACDAIIPSMVERDPEWAGWCSVLVNINDLTAMGAVPTGLLDAVAAPTRRTVQRVIGGLAAASAAWDVPVLGGHTQLGVPAALAVTALGRTSDPVPAGGGRVGDLVRLTADLSGGWRTGYTGKQWDSSSTRSGADLAALSGVVAGMRPRAAKDVSMAGVVGTLGMLAEASGTGAELEVSAVPRPQTTDLAAWLTCFPGYAMLTVGSAQPVPLPHGVVAADCGRLTASVGVRLRWPDGVTTTALSSPVTGLGPA
- a CDS encoding MSMEG_0568 family radical SAM protein codes for the protein MTISTRVDLALMGFRGQPPVSRTSGAGPSADGHLVIDGLNAAIPRNDDSPFVFDGTRVLRDGVDTGLDVEVVDRPRFYDLRTADGVPYEKIARLHGRNVLATTVVQTCIRYEAEQRCRFCTIEESLRTNSTTAVKRPAELADVAAAAVRLDGVTQMVMTTGTSAGTDRGARHLARCVRAVRAAVPELPIQVQCEPPADLSVIGDLREAGAAAIGIHVESLDDDVRRRWMPGKATVPLEQYRDAWREAVRVFGRNQVSTYLLVGLGEDPDDLVAGAAELIGMGVYPFVVPYRPQAGSLAVEVDHAPAPDSALVEKISREVATKLAMAGMAGAEQRAGCAACGACSVLQGLGA
- a CDS encoding MSMEG_0569 family flavin-dependent oxidoreductase, producing the protein MTNTHVPVVVVGAGQAGLSVSWYLGRAGIEHLVLEAATPVHAWSDSRWDNFTLVTPNWHCRLPGYSYSGPDPDGFMTRDQVVEWLNGWLATFTPPLRTHTRVTKLTNHINGGFELTVEDAAGSHTLTCDHAVIATGGYPLPVIPPFAATLDPSIRQLHSELYRNPDQLPDGAVLVVGTGQSGTQIAEDLHLAGRAVHLAVGGAPRVARTYRGRDCMTWLSDMGLYDRPAAQYPGGKAAIEKTNHYVTGRDGGRDVDLRQFALEGMTLYGSLTDGRDGQLRFAPNLTTALDHADSVYNSICADIDAYIEQKEIPAPPASRYIPVWTPEDEPTTLDLVGRNVTSIVWAIGYRPDYRWIEASAFDGAGRPMQTRGITGVAGLSFIGLPWMHTWGSGRFLGIDRDARHVAESILAQQSRFHTIASAS
- a CDS encoding MSMEG_0570 family nitrogen starvation response protein — encoded protein: MPEMTFDIRWPDGNTQRYYSPSLVVHDHLSAGSSYTVGELVQRTGHAMTEASDRVRAKFGFACTSAAETASRISGAAAGFPLDALVEITSMNPGSEQR
- a CDS encoding carbon-nitrogen hydrolase family protein produces the protein MTILAAVSANFTRDLEQNYALISSLTDKARAAGVDFMVLPEAAIGGYLPSLGNHGDTVRTTKRDLPPAIRIDGPEIARVQQIVGDLTIAIGFCELADDGETRYNTAAVLDGHQVYGTYRKVHQPLGEGMSYSAGSNYRVFDSPVGRIGLQICYDKAFPEAARMMALDGAQIIASLSAWPAARTATAQNLQDDRWTYRFNLFDTARALDNQVFWVASNQSGTFGSLRYVGNAKVVDPGGNILATTLLDSGLAVAEVDLDTAFRTARAGMFHLRDRRPDVYGPLIAPTSAHEANWQALAHA
- a CDS encoding MSMEG_0572/Sll0783 family nitrogen starvation response protein, coding for MTFDASITENIAASLAEIPHPALPKGTSIYGGTKIFPDYQAEAGESYFTLVHGIAHESSVSFVAVLQATRALRKGFESALYFYGPGAINCLATRGFPTTGDSGFPGEQNINDALTTFIKEGGTVFCCRFGLGLHGGREEDLIDGVIPAHPLDVQDALIHYARKGAIINSTYMV